The Microcella sp. genome includes the window GCCGGAGTCTCGCTAGCGACGGCCTCGCGCTCGCTCAACGGCAGCACGCGTAAGGTGGCCGAAGAGTATCGCCAGCGCGTGCTCGCTGCGGCAGAACGCCTTAACTACACGCCCAACCTCTCGGCCCAGGCCGTCGCTCGCGGCTCGACGCGCACCGTCGCCCTGCTGGTCGCCGATATCGCCGACCCCTACTTCTCGACCATCGCCTCGGGCGTCGGCGCAGCAGCCGACGAAGCGCAATTGCTCGTCACCATGGCGGCCACCGAGCGCGACCCCGAGCGCGAGCTCGAACTCGTGCGCACCATGCGCGGCCAACGGCCTCGCGTCATGATCCTCGCCAGTTCTCGCCGCACCGATGACCCGCTCGCTCCCGCCCTGCGGGCCGAGCTCGAGGCCTTCGAGCAGACGGGCGGGCGCGTCGTCGTCATCAGCACCAACGACTTGAACTTTCGCACCGTGCTGCTCGACAACGCCGCGGGTGCGCGCGACCTCGCCCTCGCACTCGCCGATCGCGGCTACCGCCACGTCGCCGTGCTCGCCGCACCCGAAGGGCTCGTGACCTCTGAAGACCGGCTGCGCGGATTCACCGAAGGGCTCGCTGCGCGCGGCATCGAGCTCGACCCTGCGGCAGTCGTGCGCACCGGGTTCACGCGCGATGGCGGATACGAGGGCATGCAGCGGCTGCTCGCGATGGGGCGTGAGATCGATCTCGTCTTCGCCGTGAACGATGTCATGGCGGTCGGCGCGCTCTCGGCGGTGCGCGATGCCGGGCTCACCCCCGGTGTCGATATCGCCCTCGCGGGCTTCGACGACATTCCGACCGTGCGCGACGTCACTCCTCCCCTGTCGACCGTCGCGATCCCGCTCGCCGAGGTGGGGCGCCGCGCACTGGCGATGGCGCTCGACGAACCGGCTGCCGGCAGCCATGAGCCCGTGGCGACGACGGTCGTGCTGCGAGCATCCACCCCGCACCGTCACTGAACCGGGCGGTTCTCACACCGCATCTCGCGACACTTTCGTGCGCCCTCTTGCTTCGACGCGCAACTCGCTCTACAGTTTGGTAAACGCTTTCCCGTATCGTGGGCACTGCCTCGCCATGTTCACGCGAAACCCCTGAGCAGAGAGAACCACCGTGTCAGAGTCGACCATCGGCATCATCATGAACGGCGCCTCCGGGCGCATGGGCTACCGGCAGCACCTCGTGCGCTCGATTCTCGCGATTCGCGACGAGGGCGGCGTCGAGCTCGCCGACGGCACTCGCGTGCAGGTCGAGCCCATGCTCGTCGGCCGCAACGAAGAGAAGCTCGCCGAACTCGCCGCCCGCCATGGCATCGAGCACTACTCGACCGACCTCGACGCGGCGCTCGCCGACCCGCGCTGGCAGATCTACGCCGACTTTCTCGTCACCAAAGCCCGCTTCGCTGCCATCCAGAAGGCGATCGCCGCCGGCAAGGCGATCTACACCGAGAAGCCCACCGCCGAGTCGTTCGACGACGCCTTGACCCTCGCGCGCCTCGCCGCCGACGCCGGCGTCAAGAACGGCGTCGTGCACGACAAGCTCTACCTTCCTGGGCTGCAGAAGCTCAAGCGGCTCATCGACTCCGGCTTCTTCGGCCGCATTCTCAGCGTGCGCGGCGAGTTCGGCTACTGGGTCTTCGAAGGCGACTGGCACCCCTCGCAGCGCCCCAGCTGGAACTACCGCAGCGAAGACGGCGGCGGCATCACCGTCGACATGTTCCCGCACTGGAGCTACGTGCTCGAGAACCTGTTCGGCCGGGTCGAGTCGGTCTACTCGCGCGCCGTCACCCACATTCCCTCGCGCGTCGACGAAGCCGGCACGCCGTACGCCGCCACCGCCGACGACGCCGCCTACGCCGTGTTCGAACTCGAGGGCGGCATCATCGCGCAGCTCAACTCGAGCTGGGCGGTGCGCGTCGACCGCGACGAGCTCGTGCAGTTTCAGGTCGATGGCACGCACGGCTCTGCCGTCGTCGGGCTCTTCGGCTGCAAGATCCAACCGCGCAACGCGACCCCGAAGCCCGTGTGGAACCCCGACCTCGTCGACGAGATCGACTACGACTCGACGTGGGTCGACGTGCCCACCAACGAGGTCTTCGAGAACGGCTTCAAGACGCAGTGGCAAGACTTCATCCGCCACGTCGTCGACGACGCCCCCCACCACTACGACTTCTTGGCCGGAGCTCGCGGCATGCTACTCGCCGAGAAGGGCCTCGAGTCGTCGCGCGACGGTCGGCGGGTCGACGTGCCCAGTGTCAGCGTCGACTCGCCGGTCGGCGCGCAGATCGCGTAGTCGACGATGGATGCCCTGACTCTGGTCTCGGCCGAGGGAGCCGTGTCGAGCATCCCGCTCGCCGAGGCACCCGCGCTGACCCGCCCGACCTCGCCGCTGCGCAGTCGCGTGGCCTACGCCGCCGCGCACGTCGTGCCGAAAGCGCACGCCGAGAACGTGCCCGGCCACCCCGCCGACATCGACTGGGATTCCACTCTCGCCTTCCGCCACCACCTGTGGTCGTGGGGGCTCGGAGTGGCCGACGCGATGGATACCGCGCAGCGCAACATGGGACTCGACGCCGCCGCCACCCGCGAGCTCGTGCGCCGCAGCGCTCACGAGGCGCGCAGCGTCGGCGGTGCGGTCGTCGTGGGCGTCAACACCGATCACGTCGATGAGCCGACGATCTCGCTGACCGCCGTCATCGATGCCTATCGACAGCAGCTGCACGAGACCGAAGAGGCCGGGGCGGGCGTGGTGCTCATGGCCAGTCGGCACCTCGCGCGCGTCGCCGAGCACGCCGACGACTACGTGCGCGTCTACGACGCGGTGCTACAGCACGCCACGACTCCCGTCGTGCTGCACTGGCTCGGCACAGCTTTCGACCCGCAGCTCGCCGGCTACTTCGGCAGTGACGACACCGAGGCGGCGACCCGCACGCTGCTGCGCATCATCGAGGCGCACCCCGACACGGTGCGTGGCGTCAAAATGAGCCTGCTCGATGCTGACGCCGAGATCGCGGTGCGCGCCGCCCTGCCGGCGCACGCTCGCATGCTCACGGGCGACGACTTTCACTACGTGAGCCTCATCGAGGGCGACGGCAGCCACCACTCCGACGCCCTGCTCGGCGCGTTCGCAGCGCTCGGGCCGCTCGCCTCCGCCGCCATCCAGCGGCTCGACGCCGACGACGTCGACGGCTACCGTCGACTGCTCGGCCCGACCGAAGAGCTCTCGCGGCAGATCTTCGCCGCACCCACGTGGTTCTACAAGACGGGCGTCGCCTTTCTCGCCTGGCTCAACGGCCATCAGCCCGCATTCTCGATGGTCGGCGGCTTGCACGCCGGTCGCAGTGTTCCGCATCTCTCGCGCATCGTCGAGCTCGCGAACGGCTGCGGAGCACTCGAGCGCCCCGAGCTCGCCCTGCGCCGGTGGCACCACCTGCTCGCCACGCACGGAATCTCGTCGTGAGCATCCGGCGCCTGTCGCTCAACCAGGCCACCATCAAGCACGCCGACCTCGCGACAGCACTCGCCGTGACCTCCGGTGCGGGCATCGAGTCGATCGGCCTCTGGCGCGAACCCGTCGCAGCGGTGGGTCTCGCGACTGCTGCCACCATGCTCGCCGACAGCGGACTGCGCTTCTCGAGCCTGTGCCGCACGGGGTTCGTGACCGATGCCGAAGGGCCGGCTCGACGCGCGGCCATCGATGAGAACCGGCGCGGCATCGACGAGACCGCCGCTCTCGCGGCTGCGGGGGCGCCCGGCTCGGCCGCCGTGCTCGTCATCGTCGCCGGCGGGCTGCCCGAAGGCTCGCGAGACCTCATCGGGGCTCGCGAGCGCGTCGCCGAGGCACTCGACGAACTCGCGCCGCACGCGGCCGCGGCAGGGGTCACGCTCGCCATCGAACCGCTGCACCCGATGTATGCGAGCGACCGCGCCGTCGTCTCGACGCTCGCCCAGGCGCTCGACCTCGCCTCGCCGTTCGCCCCCGAGACGGTGGGCGTGGTGATTGACAGCTTTCACGTCTGGTGGGACCCGGCACTGCTGCCGAGCATTGCGCGCGCCGGCGCTGAAGGCCGCATCGCGAGCTATCAGGCCTGCGACTGGCGCACTCCGCTGCCCGCCGACGTCTTGCTGTCGCGCGTCTACCCCGGCGAGGGCATGATCGACTTCGGCCCCATGACCCGCGCCGTCGAGCACGCGCGCTACCGCGGCGACATTGAGGTCGAATTGTTCCATGCCGAGATCTGGGCCGATGACCCTGCCGCGGTGGCGGCCAGCACGGTGCGCGGCTTCGCGGCGGCCGTCGCCCCCCACCTGGCAGACTCGACGTCATGAGTGCAGCACGCATCACCGCCCACCCCGCGTTCGTCACCGGGGCGATCGACCGCCGCATCTTCGGGTCGTTCGTCGAGCACCTCGGCCGGGCCGTCTACACGGGCATCTACGAGCCCGGCCACCCCGCAGCCGATGCCGAGGGCTGGCGCACCGATGTCGCCGAGCTCACTCGAGAGCTGGGCACCACGGTCGTGCGATACCCGGGCGGAAACTTCGTGTCGAACTATCGGTGGGAAGACGGGGTGGGGCCGCGAGAGTCCCGACCGACCCGCATCGACCTCGCCTGGCGCACGATCGAACCGAATGCGATCGGCACCGACGACTTCGTGCGGTGGTGCGCACTGACGGGCACCGAGCCCATGATGGCAGTCAACCTCGGCACGCGAGGGGCGGCCGAAGCCGCCGATCTGGTCGAGTACTGCAACACGCCAGGCGGCACCACGCTCAGCGAGCTGCGGCGCGCAAACGGCGCAGACGCACCGCACGACATCAGGCTGTGGTGCCTCGGCAACGAGATGGACGGCCCGTGGCAGATCGGGCACCGCACGGCCGACGACTACGGCCGGCTCGCGAGCCAGGCAGCGCAGGCGATGCGCCGAGTCGACCCGACCATCGAGCTCGTCGCGTGCGGCAGCAGCGGTCGAGAGATGGCGACGTTCGGCGAGTGGGAGCGCGTCGTGCTCGAGCACGTCTTCGACGACGTCGAGTACATCTCGGTGCACGCCTACTATCAAGAGCGCGACGGCGACCGCGCGAGCTTTCTCGCCTCGGGCGCCTCGTTCGAAGCGTTCTTTCACGAGGTCATCGCGACGGCAGACGCGGTCGCGGCGAGGCGTCACTCGAGCAAGCGCATCAAGCTCTCGGTCGACGAGTGGAATGTCTGGTACATCGACGACTTCGCGGGCGAGACCAATCTCGAGCTGGCCGAGCGGCCCCGGCTCATCGAAGACGTCTACTCGGCTCTCGACGCCGTCGTCGTCGGCGACCTGCTGACGACGCTCGTGCGCAACGCCGACCGCGTCGCCGTCGCCTGCCTCGCGCAGCTCGTGAACGTCATCGCACCGATCATGACCGAGCCCGGCGGCGAGGCGTGGCGGCAGACGACGTTCTATCCGGTGGCGCTGCTGGCCCAGCATGCGCGGGGCGTGGCATTGGATGCTCGACTCGACGCACCGCGACTGACCACCGCGAAGCACGGCGAGGTCGACGCGCTCTCGGCCGCGGTGGTCTGGAACTCAGAGGCGGGCGAGCTCGTGCTCAGCATCACGAACCGTTCGACCGAGTCGGTCAGCACCGCCCTCGACCACGTCGGCTTCACCGACGTCGAGCTCATCGAGGCCGTGACCCTGGTCGCCGATGACGAGGGCCCCCGCCGCACGGCAGCCGAGGTGGCTGACGCTGCGCCTCGGCCCCTCGAGGGAGTCGTCGCGGGCGAGCACTCGACCTCGCTCACCCTGCCGCCCGAGAGTTGGAGCCTCGTGCGCCTGCGGGCGAGCGCCTGACGCCGGCGCAGCTCGGCCTCGCCGGGGTTCAGGGCGCCTGCACCCGGTGCAGCTCGGCATAGCGGCCGCCTGCCGCGAGCAGCTGCTCATGGTCGCCGATCTCGACGATGCGGCCCTGTTCGAGCACGACGATGCGGTCTGCCGAGCGGATCGTCGACAACCGGTGGGCGACCACGAGCGTCGTGCGACCAGACATGAGGCGAGCGAGGGCTTCGGCGATGGCGGCTTCAGACTCGCCGTCGAGCGCGCTCGTGGCCTCGTCGAGCAGCAGAATGCTCGGGTTGCGCACGAGGGCCCGCGCGATCGACAGCCGCTGCCGCTGGCCCCCTGACAACCGTGCACCGCGCTCGCCCACCACGGTGTTCCAGTCGTCGGGCAGCGAGCGCACGAATTCGAGCGCGTTCGCATCGCGCAGTGCGCGCTCGACGCGCTCGTCGTCGACCTCGCCGAGACCGTAGGCCACGTTGTCGCGCACGGTGCCTTCGAACAGCACCGACTCTTGAGGAACGACCGAGACGTGCCTGCGCACCGTGCGCACGTCGAGCTCGGCCATGTCGACGCCGTCGAGCAGCACGCGGCCGCCGGTCGGCCGCACGACCCCGAGCACCAAGTTGAGCAGTGTCGACTTGCCCGAGCCAGATGAACCGACGAACGCGATCGTCTCACCCGCGGCGATGTGCAGGTCGATGCCGTCGAGGGCGTGGAGCGCAGCATCCGGATACCGGAACGACACCCTCTCGAGCGCGATCTCGCCGCTGACGCTGTCGACGGCACGGCGGCCCTCATTGCGCTCGAGGTCGGGCTCGTGCAGCACTTCGGCGATCGATCGCACCGACTCGGTGCCGCGCGCGATGATCGGCAGCAGCATGAGCAGTCCGGTGGTGCTCGTCGTGAGCAGCGCGAAGTACGAGCTAAGCAGCACCACTTCTCCGGGAGTGATCGGCAGCAGGCCGGTCAACGAGAACCACGCGGCGAGCACCAGGCAGCCGACGCCGAGCAGCTGCAGGCTCACCCATGAGAGCGAGGCGAACCGACCGTTGAGCAGATCGAGAGCGAAGCCGGCGCTGCGCACGCCTTCTGCCCCGGCGGCCACGCGCTCGCGCGCCACCGACTCGAGGCCGTGCGCTCGCGTGATCGGCATGAGGGTGGCCATCTCGCCCACTCGCGCCGAGAAGTGCTCGACCTCGCGTCGAAAGGTCTCGTTGCGTGCATCGCTGCGGCGCTGCAGCACAGCCTTCAGCACGACGGCCAGCGGTATCGCGAGCGCGTAGACGGGCAAGAACTGGGGCACGCTGATCGCGGTCATCGTGACGGCACCGATGAGCACCATGGTGGCCGAGAGCATCGGGTGGGCGGTCTGCTGCAGCATCACCTCGATGTTCTCGACATCGCGCACCACCTTGGTCTGCACGATCGCAGAGTTTGCGCGCGCGTGAAACCCGATCGAGAGCTCTTGCAGTCGCGCGGCGAGCGCGTTGCGCAGGTCTGCACCGATGGCGCGCACAGCGCCCATGAAGAACCGGGTGTACGCGACATGGCCCGGATAGTTCTGCAGCAGCGCGACGACAGCGATGGCGGCCCAGAGTGCGAGCGACTGCACCGGGCCGCCGTCGACGACGATGTCGATGATGGCCGCCGTGATGACGGGCATGAGCCAGAGCGGCGTGTCTTTGACGGCGAAGAACGCGACGGCGATGAGCACGCGACGACGGTGGATGCCCAGCAAGCGCAGCACGCTGCGCACCGCCCGGCGTCCGTCGACGGCGTGCTGCACGGCGGCAGCAGTGTCGGAAAGCGTTTGCCGGGCCATGCCTCGATTCTAGAGTGACCGTCAGTGGGCGGGCGTGCGCTCTTGGAGGCCCCAGGCCTGGCCGTAGCCGCCCTCGGCCTCGGGCCTCGCCATGAGGTCGAGAAACGGCTCGGCGTCGAAGGCTTCGGGGCCGAGCACGCCTGCGCCGCTCCAGGCGCCGGTGGCGAGCAGCTCGAGGGCGATGACGGGGTTGAGCGCGGTCTGCCAGACGACGCACTGAGCCTCGTACTCGGCCATCGTCCACTCGTTGTCGCTCACGTGATACAGGTAGACATCGCGGGGCGAGCCGTCGACTCCGGTGCCGGTGACCCAGAGGCCCGCACAGGTCTTGCCGGTCATCCGTGGGCCGAGCGTGGCAGGGTCGGGCAGGCCGGCGGCGACGACGTCGCGCGGGGCCACCTCGACGGGGCCGTTCGCAGACCGCACGCGAAGGGGCTCGGTCTTGTCGAGCCCCAGCTGGTTGAGCGTCTTGAGAATGCCGATGAACTCGTCGCCGAGCCCGTACTTGAAGGTGACGCGCTTGGCGTCGACCCAGCGCGGCATGAGCAGCACTTCTTCGTGCTCGACGTTGACGCACTCGACTTCGCCGATGCCCTCGGGAAAGTCGAAGACCTCGGGCTCGCTGAACGGCGGCGTCGTGAACCAGCCCTTGTCTTTCTCCCAGATGACGGGAGGGTTGAGGCATTCTTCGATGGTCGTCCAGATGCTGAACGATGGAGCGAAGATCTCGTTGCCCTCGTCGTCGCGCACGACCAGGTTGGCGCCGTCGCGCGTGCCGAGCTCATCGATCTCGCTGAAGAGGTGGTCGGCGGCGTAGCGCGCGAACACGTCGCTGAGCCCCGGCTCGACGCCCATGCCGACGAGCGCGAGGCGCCCGGCAGCCTGCCACTCGTCGGCGACGGCGAACTGCTCGTCGCCGAGCTTGACGCCGGTCTTCGCATGCGGCTCGTCGGGGTGCGGCACCGACAGGCTCATCGCCATGTCGACGTAGTCGGCGCCTGCCGCTCTCGCGCCCGTGAAGATCGGCATGACGAACTTCGGCTCGACAGCGTTCATGACGTGGGTGGCTGCGTGCTCACGGGCGACCTTCTCGACCACGGCCGCGTCTGAGGCATCGATCTGGGCGGCGACGAACCGGTCGCCCTGCGGGCCGTGCTTCGCCGTGATCCGGGCGATCGTGCGCTCGGCGCGGCTGATGTCGTAGTCGCTCACGATGATCGTCTCGAAGAACGATCGACGGGCAGCGATCTTGGCGATGGCGTCTCCGACGCCTCCGGCGCCGACCAGCAGTATTCTCATGCGCTCATGTTATCCAGATGGACAACAGTTGCGCCAGCCCCTTCTCTGCGCCGCGGGATGCTCTGCCGACCATGCGACGAGGGGGCGGCCGCACGGCCGCCCCCTCGTCGTCAGCACATCGCTAGCGCGCGACGCTCGCACCCGAGCGGCGCT containing:
- a CDS encoding LacI family DNA-binding transcriptional regulator, producing MTAPENPPQAPLPAESRAAVTLHDVAREAGVSLATASRSLNGSTRKVAEEYRQRVLAAAERLNYTPNLSAQAVARGSTRTVALLVADIADPYFSTIASGVGAAADEAQLLVTMAATERDPERELELVRTMRGQRPRVMILASSRRTDDPLAPALRAELEAFEQTGGRVVVISTNDLNFRTVLLDNAAGARDLALALADRGYRHVAVLAAPEGLVTSEDRLRGFTEGLAARGIELDPAAVVRTGFTRDGGYEGMQRLLAMGREIDLVFAVNDVMAVGALSAVRDAGLTPGVDIALAGFDDIPTVRDVTPPLSTVAIPLAEVGRRALAMALDEPAAGSHEPVATTVVLRASTPHRH
- a CDS encoding Gfo/Idh/MocA family oxidoreductase; the encoded protein is MNGASGRMGYRQHLVRSILAIRDEGGVELADGTRVQVEPMLVGRNEEKLAELAARHGIEHYSTDLDAALADPRWQIYADFLVTKARFAAIQKAIAAGKAIYTEKPTAESFDDALTLARLAADAGVKNGVVHDKLYLPGLQKLKRLIDSGFFGRILSVRGEFGYWVFEGDWHPSQRPSWNYRSEDGGGITVDMFPHWSYVLENLFGRVESVYSRAVTHIPSRVDEAGTPYAATADDAAYAVFELEGGIIAQLNSSWAVRVDRDELVQFQVDGTHGSAVVGLFGCKIQPRNATPKPVWNPDLVDEIDYDSTWVDVPTNEVFENGFKTQWQDFIRHVVDDAPHHYDFLAGARGMLLAEKGLESSRDGRRVDVPSVSVDSPVGAQIA
- a CDS encoding dihydrodipicolinate synthase family protein, producing the protein MDALTLVSAEGAVSSIPLAEAPALTRPTSPLRSRVAYAAAHVVPKAHAENVPGHPADIDWDSTLAFRHHLWSWGLGVADAMDTAQRNMGLDAAATRELVRRSAHEARSVGGAVVVGVNTDHVDEPTISLTAVIDAYRQQLHETEEAGAGVVLMASRHLARVAEHADDYVRVYDAVLQHATTPVVLHWLGTAFDPQLAGYFGSDDTEAATRTLLRIIEAHPDTVRGVKMSLLDADAEIAVRAALPAHARMLTGDDFHYVSLIEGDGSHHSDALLGAFAALGPLASAAIQRLDADDVDGYRRLLGPTEELSRQIFAAPTWFYKTGVAFLAWLNGHQPAFSMVGGLHAGRSVPHLSRIVELANGCGALERPELALRRWHHLLATHGISS
- a CDS encoding sugar phosphate isomerase/epimerase; this translates as MSIRRLSLNQATIKHADLATALAVTSGAGIESIGLWREPVAAVGLATAATMLADSGLRFSSLCRTGFVTDAEGPARRAAIDENRRGIDETAALAAAGAPGSAAVLVIVAGGLPEGSRDLIGARERVAEALDELAPHAAAAGVTLAIEPLHPMYASDRAVVSTLAQALDLASPFAPETVGVVIDSFHVWWDPALLPSIARAGAEGRIASYQACDWRTPLPADVLLSRVYPGEGMIDFGPMTRAVEHARYRGDIEVELFHAEIWADDPAAVAASTVRGFAAAVAPHLADSTS
- a CDS encoding alpha-N-arabinofuranosidase; translation: MSAARITAHPAFVTGAIDRRIFGSFVEHLGRAVYTGIYEPGHPAADAEGWRTDVAELTRELGTTVVRYPGGNFVSNYRWEDGVGPRESRPTRIDLAWRTIEPNAIGTDDFVRWCALTGTEPMMAVNLGTRGAAEAADLVEYCNTPGGTTLSELRRANGADAPHDIRLWCLGNEMDGPWQIGHRTADDYGRLASQAAQAMRRVDPTIELVACGSSGREMATFGEWERVVLEHVFDDVEYISVHAYYQERDGDRASFLASGASFEAFFHEVIATADAVAARRHSSKRIKLSVDEWNVWYIDDFAGETNLELAERPRLIEDVYSALDAVVVGDLLTTLVRNADRVAVACLAQLVNVIAPIMTEPGGEAWRQTTFYPVALLAQHARGVALDARLDAPRLTTAKHGEVDALSAAVVWNSEAGELVLSITNRSTESVSTALDHVGFTDVELIEAVTLVADDEGPRRTAAEVADAAPRPLEGVVAGEHSTSLTLPPESWSLVRLRASA
- a CDS encoding ABC transporter ATP-binding protein, which codes for MARQTLSDTAAAVQHAVDGRRAVRSVLRLLGIHRRRVLIAVAFFAVKDTPLWLMPVITAAIIDIVVDGGPVQSLALWAAIAVVALLQNYPGHVAYTRFFMGAVRAIGADLRNALAARLQELSIGFHARANSAIVQTKVVRDVENIEVMLQQTAHPMLSATMVLIGAVTMTAISVPQFLPVYALAIPLAVVLKAVLQRRSDARNETFRREVEHFSARVGEMATLMPITRAHGLESVARERVAAGAEGVRSAGFALDLLNGRFASLSWVSLQLLGVGCLVLAAWFSLTGLLPITPGEVVLLSSYFALLTTSTTGLLMLLPIIARGTESVRSIAEVLHEPDLERNEGRRAVDSVSGEIALERVSFRYPDAALHALDGIDLHIAAGETIAFVGSSGSGKSTLLNLVLGVVRPTGGRVLLDGVDMAELDVRTVRRHVSVVPQESVLFEGTVRDNVAYGLGEVDDERVERALRDANALEFVRSLPDDWNTVVGERGARLSGGQRQRLSIARALVRNPSILLLDEATSALDGESEAAIAEALARLMSGRTTLVVAHRLSTIRSADRIVVLEQGRIVEIGDHEQLLAAGGRYAELHRVQAP
- a CDS encoding saccharopine dehydrogenase C-terminal domain-containing protein, translating into MRILLVGAGGVGDAIAKIAARRSFFETIIVSDYDISRAERTIARITAKHGPQGDRFVAAQIDASDAAVVEKVAREHAATHVMNAVEPKFVMPIFTGARAAGADYVDMAMSLSVPHPDEPHAKTGVKLGDEQFAVADEWQAAGRLALVGMGVEPGLSDVFARYAADHLFSEIDELGTRDGANLVVRDDEGNEIFAPSFSIWTTIEECLNPPVIWEKDKGWFTTPPFSEPEVFDFPEGIGEVECVNVEHEEVLLMPRWVDAKRVTFKYGLGDEFIGILKTLNQLGLDKTEPLRVRSANGPVEVAPRDVVAAGLPDPATLGPRMTGKTCAGLWVTGTGVDGSPRDVYLYHVSDNEWTMAEYEAQCVVWQTALNPVIALELLATGAWSGAGVLGPEAFDAEPFLDLMARPEAEGGYGQAWGLQERTPAH